Proteins encoded together in one Labilibaculum sp. DW002 window:
- a CDS encoding helix-turn-helix domain-containing protein, which yields MVRDIIDINDFTILVETGHSEKSTVDSCYFDEPLVAVAFYGSGNVDLCVKYGDKEKDFNYTKGLALSFYANEKVEFIHTVSALKSLECIVIATSIKAIEKLPNHEGELFGEMLNELVNPSDHYVEGPSFIMTPEMQAIVDSIFNIQYTGKTKMMFFRSQITALLSHFFGQLANLKAKDIKMPEREKLNQAKDILLNNLDNPPSLSEISRQIGLNTFKLKKNFKEVFGVPVFKYLQNERLTLAHKMIRNQEATVQEAAWHVGYDSLSSFSNAFEKKFGYRPSQIK from the coding sequence ATGGTTCGAGATATAATAGATATAAATGATTTCACAATTTTGGTGGAAACGGGTCATTCAGAGAAATCAACGGTTGATTCCTGTTACTTTGATGAACCTTTGGTTGCGGTGGCATTTTATGGATCCGGCAATGTGGATCTATGCGTAAAATATGGAGATAAGGAAAAAGACTTTAATTATACCAAGGGATTAGCCTTATCATTTTATGCAAATGAAAAAGTGGAATTTATCCACACCGTTTCTGCTTTAAAGTCCTTAGAATGTATCGTAATTGCAACATCAATAAAAGCAATAGAAAAACTTCCGAACCATGAGGGTGAGTTATTTGGAGAAATGCTTAATGAGTTGGTTAATCCTTCAGATCATTATGTAGAAGGTCCTAGTTTTATTATGACTCCTGAAATGCAAGCAATTGTAGATTCCATATTTAATATTCAATATACTGGTAAAACAAAAATGATGTTTTTTCGAAGCCAGATTACTGCGCTGCTCTCTCATTTTTTTGGACAATTAGCAAACTTGAAAGCGAAGGATATAAAAATGCCCGAACGCGAAAAACTAAATCAAGCGAAAGACATTTTATTGAATAACCTTGATAATCCTCCATCTCTGAGTGAAATATCTCGACAAATTGGCTTGAATACTTTTAAATTAAAAAAGAACTTTAAAGAAGTATTTGGTGTACCTGTATTTAAATACCTCCAAAACGAGCGTCTTACATTAGCACATAAAATGATTCGAAATCAGGAAGCAACAGTTCAGGAAGCTGCTTGGCACGTGGGATATGATAGTCTCAGTTCATTTTCGAATGCTTTTGAAAAAAAGTTTGGTTATCGACCAAGTCAAATTAAATAA
- a CDS encoding DUF5367 family protein: protein MKNIHIKSVMVSALVVYVLGVTAFVASYFFSVMHDPDLQANWVLSIALIPSVALGTHIYYRKGHKTHGFVLGVFMFLIAMLLDAIITVPLLIMPHGGNHISFFTDPGFWLIAIEYISIVLAYWQIESAIKKTQKK from the coding sequence ATGAAAAATATTCATATTAAAAGTGTAATGGTTTCAGCTCTTGTTGTTTATGTTCTTGGCGTTACCGCTTTCGTTGCTTCCTATTTTTTTTCGGTGATGCATGATCCAGACTTGCAAGCTAATTGGGTGCTGTCAATAGCACTAATCCCAAGCGTGGCACTTGGTACCCATATTTACTATAGGAAAGGACATAAGACCCATGGTTTTGTTTTGGGTGTTTTTATGTTCTTAATCGCTATGCTTTTGGATGCTATTATTACCGTTCCTTTGTTGATTATGCCTCATGGAGGTAATCATATTAGCTTCTTTACTGATCCAGGATTTTGGTTGATTGCTATTGAGTATATTAGCATTGTGCTTGCCTATTGGCAAATAGAAAGTGCGATTAAGAAAACTCAAAAAAAATAG
- a CDS encoding sugar kinase, producing the protein MNKKVITFGEIMLRLATPGYKRFSQTDIFAGTFGGGEVNVSVSLANYGIPTAYITRLPDNDIGKSCKETLNECGVDTSHIVFGGERMGIYYLETGAVARGSKVVYDRAHSAFTSMKKGMIDWEEIFQDASWFHWTGITPAISSGATEVLEEALIKANEMGITVSCDVNYRSKLWKEGNKVEEVMPRLIAKTNVLIGNEFDAEKVLGVQSNLPPNVEYSKFTFGLVAKQLMQKYPRLKKVITTRRGTISANHNTWVGILFDGKQVLESATYQMTHIVDRVGGGDALMAGLIYGFINWPNDDQITIDFAVAASFLKHTISGDANDVSVEEVKELMKGNTTGKIDW; encoded by the coding sequence ATGAATAAAAAAGTAATCACTTTCGGAGAAATTATGTTGCGACTAGCAACGCCTGGCTACAAACGCTTTTCACAAACAGACATTTTTGCTGGTACTTTTGGCGGAGGTGAAGTGAATGTTTCTGTATCATTGGCAAATTATGGGATTCCAACTGCCTATATAACCAGATTGCCGGATAATGATATTGGTAAATCCTGTAAAGAGACGCTAAATGAATGTGGTGTAGACACCAGTCATATTGTTTTTGGAGGAGAGCGCATGGGAATCTATTACCTGGAGACAGGAGCAGTAGCCAGAGGCTCTAAAGTGGTTTACGATCGAGCTCATTCAGCTTTTACAAGTATGAAAAAGGGGATGATCGATTGGGAAGAGATATTTCAAGATGCTAGTTGGTTTCATTGGACTGGGATTACTCCAGCCATATCTTCAGGTGCAACTGAGGTATTGGAAGAAGCTTTAATAAAAGCCAATGAAATGGGAATTACCGTTTCTTGTGATGTAAATTATCGAAGCAAGTTGTGGAAAGAAGGAAATAAAGTTGAAGAGGTAATGCCTCGTCTTATTGCTAAAACAAATGTGCTGATTGGAAATGAATTTGATGCTGAGAAGGTATTGGGTGTTCAAAGTAATCTGCCTCCTAATGTAGAATATTCTAAGTTTACTTTTGGCTTGGTTGCAAAACAATTGATGCAGAAATATCCGAGACTTAAAAAGGTGATTACCACACGTAGAGGAACCATTAGTGCGAATCACAATACTTGGGTGGGGATTTTATTCGATGGGAAGCAGGTTTTGGAATCAGCAACTTACCAAATGACACACATTGTTGATCGAGTAGGAGGAGGTGATGCTTTAATGGCGGGATTAATTTATGGATTTATTAACTGGCCAAATGACGATCAAATAACGATTGATTTTGCGGTTGCTGCCTCTTTTTTAAAACATACGATTTCAGGAGATGCAAATGATGTTAGTGTAGAAGAGGTAAAAGAATTAATGAAAGGAAATACAACGGGTAAGATTGATTGGTAA
- a CDS encoding NmrA family NAD(P)-binding protein has protein sequence MENKSRILVIGGTGKTGRKVVQKLDSLNQNVRVGSRNASPSFEWENPDTWSLAMDGIDKMYVVFYPDLAVPGSLEAIEGITKQAKRSGVKKIVLLSGKGEREAELCEQVVVHSGIDYTIVRASWFMQNFSESFFLEPILDGFVALPQAEVKVPYVDTDDIADVVVEALLHEKHNGQTYQLTGSKQLTFKEVMEEISLVTGKEIAFTPISLSAYKAAMEQQGIPADYIWLINYLFSEVLGNPTNSELSNDIEKVLGRKPKKFSEYVRETVATGIWMQQ, from the coding sequence ATGGAAAATAAAAGTCGAATTTTAGTAATAGGAGGAACTGGTAAAACAGGACGAAAGGTAGTGCAGAAGTTAGACTCATTAAATCAAAATGTAAGAGTTGGATCGCGAAATGCAAGTCCATCGTTTGAATGGGAGAATCCTGATACATGGTCTCTTGCCATGGATGGAATAGACAAGATGTATGTGGTTTTTTATCCAGATTTAGCTGTGCCAGGATCTTTGGAAGCTATAGAAGGTATAACCAAACAAGCTAAAAGAAGTGGAGTCAAGAAAATTGTTTTGCTTTCAGGAAAAGGGGAACGTGAAGCTGAGCTCTGTGAACAAGTAGTCGTTCATTCAGGAATTGATTATACGATTGTACGTGCTAGCTGGTTTATGCAAAATTTTAGTGAGAGTTTTTTCTTAGAGCCTATTCTTGATGGATTTGTAGCCTTACCACAAGCCGAAGTAAAAGTACCCTATGTAGATACTGATGATATTGCAGATGTTGTGGTTGAAGCCTTATTGCACGAAAAACATAATGGACAAACATATCAGCTCACAGGTTCCAAACAACTTACATTCAAAGAAGTGATGGAAGAGATTTCACTTGTGACCGGAAAAGAAATTGCTTTTACTCCAATTTCCCTTTCAGCGTATAAAGCAGCAATGGAGCAACAAGGTATTCCGGCCGATTATATTTGGCTCATTAATTATTTGTTCTCCGAGGTTCTTGGAAATCCTACTAATTCTGAACTCTCAAATGATATAGAGAAGGTTTTGGGGAGAAAGCCTAAAAAATTTTCAGAATATGTTCGAGAAACAGTAGCAACAGGAATCTGGATGCAGCAATAG
- a CDS encoding 5-carboxymethyl-2-hydroxymuconate Delta-isomerase, translating to MPHFVIDCSEKIIALKSPSEIMQEVYDTAHSTKLFDEGDIKVRINPFEHYNVGNTEDDFIHIFANIMEGRTVSQKQNLSKMIVSTLKIMFPDVPIISMNIRDFEKATYFNKSMV from the coding sequence ATGCCACATTTTGTAATTGATTGCTCAGAAAAAATAATTGCATTAAAATCTCCAAGTGAAATTATGCAAGAAGTTTACGACACCGCACACTCAACTAAACTGTTTGATGAAGGTGATATTAAAGTAAGAATTAATCCATTTGAACATTATAATGTTGGAAATACAGAGGATGATTTCATTCACATTTTTGCGAATATTATGGAGGGACGTACGGTTTCTCAAAAACAAAATCTTTCAAAAATGATAGTAAGCACTTTGAAAATAATGTTTCCAGATGTTCCTATTATCTCAATGAACATTCGTGATTTTGAAAAAGCGACTTATTTCAATAAATCGATGGTGTAA
- a CDS encoding DUF1772 domain-containing protein: MELTLKFTSLVLAILFTGISAGLCFTWSNAVSPGIGKLNNLGFLQSFQQMNRTIINPAFIVVFFGPFLINLLNLYLFKSSSNTLVWLLAVATIIYFIGVVLITILGNVPLNEMLDKTDLSTANMDQLKSLRGHFEVKWNRLHLIRTLASTISFLLLILSLSLINQYNI; encoded by the coding sequence ATGGAACTTACATTGAAATTTACAAGTCTGGTTTTAGCCATTCTCTTTACCGGAATTTCGGCTGGTTTATGCTTTACATGGTCAAATGCTGTAAGTCCAGGAATTGGGAAGTTAAATAATTTAGGGTTTCTACAATCCTTTCAACAGATGAATAGAACAATAATAAACCCTGCCTTTATTGTTGTGTTCTTTGGTCCATTTTTAATAAATCTCCTGAATTTGTATTTATTTAAAAGTAGCTCAAATACTCTTGTTTGGTTGTTAGCAGTCGCTACGATAATTTATTTTATTGGTGTTGTGCTGATCACAATTCTTGGTAATGTCCCATTAAATGAAATGCTGGATAAAACTGACTTAAGCACTGCTAATATGGATCAGTTAAAAAGCTTAAGAGGACATTTTGAAGTTAAATGGAATCGCTTGCATTTAATCAGAACCTTGGCTTCTACAATTTCATTTCTACTATTAATACTTAGTCTTTCACTAATTAATCAATATAATATCTAG